A stretch of DNA from Synechococcus sp. JA-3-3Ab:
GGATCCGGATCCCCGTACCATTGCCACCTGGGTGGAAGTGGGCGGCCTCACGGCTGTTCAGCTCCACGGCCGGGAATCGCCAGAAGAGTGCCGGCAACTGGGAGAATGGCTCCCTGGCATTCGCCGCATTAAGGCCCTGCGCATTCGCCACCTGGCAGATCTGGAGGCAGCCCACCTCTACGGCGACTGTGTGGAGGCTCTGCTTCTGGACGCCTATCACCCCCAGCGTGCGGGTGGCACTGGGCAAACCCTCAACTGGCCAGAGTTGGCCCACCGCTCTCTGCCCTTGCCCTGGCTCCTGGCCGGTGGCCTCACCCCAGACAATGTTCTGCAGGCCCTCAGCCACCTCCAGCCCAGCGGCATTGATCTCTCCAGCGGTGTGGAACGCCAGCCGGGCGACAAAGATCTGCACAAAGTCTGGCGTCTGCTGCAGCAGTTGGAATCCCAAGGGTGGCAAA
This window harbors:
- a CDS encoding phosphoribosylanthranilate isomerase, whose translation is MGRLFVKICGITRQDQAEAIAALGVSALGFIAVPNTPRYLPLSQARWLASLPRHVEKVGVFVDPDPRTIATWVEVGGLTAVQLHGRESPEECRQLGEWLPGIRRIKALRIRHLADLEAAHLYGDCVEALLLDAYHPQRAGGTGQTLNWPELAHRSLPLPWLLAGGLTPDNVLQALSHLQPSGIDLSSGVERQPGDKDLHKVWRLLQQLESQGWQIASALPQPNQGL